A genomic segment from Ptychodera flava strain L36383 chromosome 23 unlocalized genomic scaffold, AS_Pfla_20210202 Scaffold_23__1_contigs__length_28996876_pilon, whole genome shotgun sequence encodes:
- the LOC139124318 gene encoding dynein axonemal assembly factor 1 homolog — protein sequence MLHGLPVRVGVETRGTAAVQSWMPIKETTAVPPGMSGTIGTETERTTALHYGMSITETTVVPPEILDRVGTETEETKALKPGMSITETTAVHSRMSVTGTTAVPPGISGRVGIETEETTVLQPGMSTTGTAAMQTKMVVENDVVSCETTEVQPVPVSSEETENLEDCENGSVVGKDENERVERISLDLAGTSQSPGQNATGRQIKGSGNFMVHVGLNGDSYHQLCKTVEEGAEPGNVEEMIKSVNDSWKDCQAELDKNIDKVIANEASNQTVNIISKKNFGRVAAVSLKKDSLAISLYLPTLYNLYRVRHTCLSDSFPDSFEPHLITDKMREEAEKVGLKLKLKATYNQARFDELELFFINSKFSVSSDVPYMSSVTAGLDRTPDVSECFINSLRMF from the exons ATGCTGCATGGGTTACCAGTTCGAGTAGGTGTTGAGACCAGAGGTACCGCTGCAGTGCAATCTTGGATGCCAATAAAAGAAACTACAGCAGTGCCACCTGGGATGTCAGGTACAATAGGTACAGAGACTGAAAGGACCACAGCATTGCATTATGGAATGTCAATCACAGAAACCACAGTAGTGCCACCAGAGATATTAGATAGAGTAGGTACTGAGACTGAAGAGACCAAAGCATTGAAACCTGGGATGTCAATCACAGAAACCACTGCGGTACACTCTAGGATGTCAGTCACAGGAACCACAGCAGTGCCACCTGGGATATCAGGTAGAGTAGGTATAGAGACTGAAGAGACCACAGTATTACAACCTGGGATGTCAACCACGGGAACCGCAGCAATGCAAACTAAAATGGTGGTAGAAAATGATGTGGTTTCCTGTGAAACTACAGAAGTACAACCCGTGCCTGTCAGTTCTGAAGAAACAGAAAATTTAGAGGATTGTGAAAATGGTAGTGTTGTTGGTAAAGATGAAAATGAAAGAGTAGAAAGAATTAGTTTAGATCTTGCTGGCACATCACAATCTCCAGGACAGAATGCTACTGGCAGACAAATTAAAG GTTCTGGCAACTTCATGGTGCATGTTGGATTAAATGGAGATTCATATCATCAGCTGTGTAAAACTGTGGAAGAAGGGGCTGAACCAGGAAATGTTGAAGAAATGATCAAAAGTGTGAATGATTCATGGAAAGACTGCCAGGCAGAACTAGACAAAAATATAGATAAAGTGATTGCAAATGAAGCCAGCAATCAAACAGTAAATATCATCAGCAAgaagaactttggcagagtggCAGCAGTTAGTTTGAAAAAAGATTCTTTAGCAATCTCTCTATATCTACCAACTCTCTACAACCTCTACAGAGTAAGGCACACATGTCTATCTGACAGTTTTCCTGACTCATTTGAACCACATTTGATAACTGATAAGATGAGAGAGGAGGCTGAAAAAGTTGGATTAAAACTCAAGTTGAAAGCAACATATAACCAAGCCAGATTTGATGAACTGGAACTGTTCTTCATAAATAGTAAGTTTTCAGTGTCTAGTGATGTTCCTTATATGAGTAGTGTAACTGCTGGACTTGATCGTACACCAGATGTTTCTGAatgttttatcaattctctGAGGATGTTCTAG